GGTCCAACTCTACTTTGATAACTTAAAATCCAATCTAAATTTTTTATATTCATCTTGTTAACAATTTTATTAACTGATTGCTCGACCTGCCATTGGTATGGATCTCCTTTTTTAATGTTTTTTTCTGGCAAACCATGAGCAGAAAAGATTAACTTATAATTGCTTAGATCTTTAATTTTCTTATAAATTTCGTCTATATGTGCATCAATAAATTTTGCTTCGGTTGGGTAACAACAAATTGTTGATGTTTTAACATTATAATCGTTTTTCTTACACACATCGTGCCATTCCTTTATTGACGATCCCGATGTTGCTGCTGAATATTGTGGATATAAAGGTAATAATATTACTTCCACAGGATTAAAATTTTTGACTTCATGGATAACATTTTCAGCTCTAGGGTGCCAACACCTCATAACAATAAAACATTTATATTCATTATTTTGATCTTCCTCATTTAATTTATTTTCCAATGAGTTTGATTGGTCTATAGTTAATCTTAAAATTGGTGATGCTCCACCAAGCTCTTCGTAAATTTTCTTTGCTGTTGGTGCTCTTCTGCTGGATATTAATTTTGCTAAAGGGTATCTTAAAAATTTAGGTAAATTTAATATTGCAGGATCATAGAACAGATTAAATAGAAATGGCTCTACATTTTCTAGTTTATCTGGTCCTCCTAAATTAAGTAAAATTACAGCTTTTTTCATTTAATAATCTTTTACAAATTTTACTAGATAATCCATCATTTCAAGTTTTGTTTCCGGCAAAATACCATGACCCAAATTAAAAATATATGGATGATCTTTAAAAATATCTAAATACCTTTTGGCTTCTTTCTTTAAGTTATCTTTATCTGTTAATAATACTTTAGGATCCATACCACCTTGAACTGGTATTTTTATATTTTTTACAATTTCCATAGGATTAACTTCATAATCTATACAAACTGCATCTGGTTTAACTATATCACAATAATTTTTATAATTTTTAATGCCTTTTGGAAAACAAATTACCGGAACATTTAAACTTTTAACATAATCTACTAAACTTAAAGTAGGAATATATACATAATTGGGCAAATCTTTTTCTTCCAATAAGCCTGCCCAGCTATCAAAAATTTGTATTACTTCAGCACCATTATCTATTTGATTCTTAATGTGTAATTTTAAAAACCTCTCGATTAAAAATAAAATTCTATTTATTAAAAAATCATCATTAAAAAAGTCATCTTTTAACTTTAACTTGGGTGATTGTTTGTTTAATATGTAAACTAATAAAGTCCAAGGAGCACCAACAAACCCTATGGTACTTTTTTTATCTGTTAAACTATTTTTGCTTACTTGATTTATTGCTTTATAAACTGGATAAACCCTTTCCACAAAATCAACTTCATCTAATTTTGAAGCTTCTTCTAAATTTAGTTCACCTAATAATGGGCCAAAATCTTTTTTAAATTCTACTTTTTGATTTAATCCATATGGTAACATTAAGATATCAGAAAAAATTATAGCTGCATCGAGGTTAAATCTTTTTAATGGTTGTAAAGTTATTTCTGAAGATAAATCAGCATTAAGACATAATTTGATAAAGTCTGGGTTTAATTTTCTAATTTCTCTAAACTCTGGCAAATACCTGCCAGCTTGTCTCATTATCCATATAGGATTAATATCAGTGTTATTTTCTTTAATTACTTTATGAATAGGTGTCATTTAATAATTATATATATTTAGATAGTTATATTAGTAAGTACTGTGAATAATGGTAATTAAAACTTATTAACACTTTATTCAGCTTTTATTTAATAATTTTTTCCTATTTTTTGAGTTATTTTAAATTTAATTAAACATTTGTATAATTTTTTTACAGTATTTTCAAAATGTGAATAAAACCCTTATTTTTCAATCAATTTAAATAAAAAATAAATTTGTTAAATTTAATTTAAATATTACAAAGATATTAACAGGATATACATGAGTAATACTTATCAAATTTTTCTAATTTCTGACTCAACAGGAGAAACATTAGATAGAATTTTTTTATCTCTTAAAGCACAGTTTCAAAATATAGAATACAAAGTTAATTCATATTCATTTACAAGAACAGAAAATCAAGTTTTAAAGATTCTTGATATTGCTAAAAGAGAGAAAAATTCAATTATTTTGTATACAATAGTTGATAATAATTTGGCTAAATTTTTAGCAAATAAAAGTGATGAAAAAAAAATTCCATGTTTTGGCGTACTAGGAAGTTTAATATTAAGTTTCTCTAAATTGTTTAATCAAAAAGCTTCCCACGAACCGAGCGGTCAACATGCTTTAAATGAAGAGTATTACGAACGTATTGAAGCTATACAATATACAATGAACCATGACGATGGAAATCTTCTTAATGATATTGAAAAATCTGATATTATTTTATTAGGTGTAAGTAGAACAAGTAAAACTCCAACATCAATTTATTTAGCAAACAAAGGTTTTAAAACAGCAAATATCCCTTTAGTTAATCAAAAGTCTATTCCAGATATTTTAAAAAAAGATCCACAAAATTTTTGTGTAATAGGGCTCACCACAGAAGCAGAAAGACTTGTAGATATAAGAAAAAATAGAATGAATTCTCTCAAAGAAACTAAAAGTCAAGATTATACAGATTTAGAGAAAATTAAGAAAGAAGTACAAGATGCAAAAGAGTTATTTAAAAAGTATAATTGGCCTTCAATTGATGTTACTAGAAAATCAGTAGAGGAAACAGCAGCATCAATTATAAAAATTCATGAAATATATATAAGTAAAAAAAATGGGTAGAAAGATAATTTTAGCTTCCAAAAGTAAAGTTAGAAAAGAAATTCTCGATAAAAATGGTTTAAACTGTGAAGTCCAGCCATCAAACGTCGATGAAGATATTGTTAAAAAAAGTTTAGAAAAACAAAAAGCATCACCCGAAGAAGTTTCAAAAAATTTAGCAGAATTAAAAGCGAACAAGGTAAGTCAAAAATTTACTGATGAGTTTGTGATAGGAGCAGATAGTGTAATTGATCTTAACGGCAAAGTTATTTCAAAACCAACAAACAGAGATCAAGCATATGAAATTCTAAAAAATTTAAATGGACAAACGCATTATTTAATCAGCTCCGTTTGTATATCTAAGGGTGGAAATATGATTTGGAATTTCACTGATAAAGCCACATTAACAATGAAAAGTATGACTGAAAAGGAAATGAAAGAATATTTATCTAAAATAAGTGATGAAGCCTTATATGCTTATAATGTATATCAAATTGAAGGATTAGGTAGGTCCTTATTTTCTAAGATAGAAGGAAATGAAAATACAATTATGGGTCTTCCGGTTGAAAATATAAAAGACTACTTAAAAAATTATAATGAATAAAAATTATCTTATTATCGGGAATCCTGTAGAACATTCCCTATCACCAAAAATTCATAATTTTTGGTTTAATGAAAATAATATTAACGCTACTTATAAAAAAGAAACATTATCAGAAAGTAAGCTAGAAAATTTAGTTAAGAGAATAAAAGAAGGAAATATAAGTGGAGCCAATGTTACTGTTCCGTTCAAACAAAAGATAATACCTTTTCTTGATAAATTGTCGGATCTTGCAAAAAAAACTCAATCAGTGAATACGTTATATAAAGAAGATGATCTGGTGATTGGTGATAACACTGATGTGTATGGTTTTTTACAATCAATTTTAAATCAAAACATTAGCCTTAAAAATAAAGATGCTCTTATTGTGGGTGCTGGTGGGGTAGTCCCATCCGTAATAACTGCCCTTGAAGATTTATCAATAAGAAAAATTTATATAAAAAATAGAACGAAAGAAAAGTTATTAAAATTAGAAGAAACATTTGCTAACATAAATTCTTTGGAATGGGATCATGAGATTGATTGCGATATCGTAATAAATGCTACTAGTCTTGGATTAAAGCCAGACGATCAAATAAATTTGAACTTTGATAGTTTAAAAAATAAAATAATTTTTTATGATACAATTTATAATCCTCCAGTAACTAATTTTTTAAAAAAAGCAAAAGAGAAAGGACACGT
The DNA window shown above is from alpha proteobacterium HIMB5 and carries:
- a CDS encoding ferrochelatase (PFAM: Ferrochelatase~TIGRFAM: ferrochelatase) — protein: MKKAVILLNLGGPDKLENVEPFLFNLFYDPAILNLPKFLRYPLAKLISSRRAPTAKKIYEELGGASPILRLTIDQSNSLENKLNEEDQNNEYKCFIVMRCWHPRAENVIHEVKNFNPVEVILLPLYPQYSAATSGSSIKEWHDVCKKNDYNVKTSTICCYPTEAKFIDAHIDEIYKKIKDLSNYKLIFSAHGLPEKNIKKGDPYQWQVEQSVNKIVNKMNIKNLDWILSYQSRVGPLKWIGPSTEDVIVENSKMGKKIALVPIAFVSEHSETLVELDIEYKELADKNGCVEYVRIPALGDNVNFISSLSNLVINKEDNKLTESLYPPKIQCPRNFKKCPCLDYE
- a CDS encoding Uroporphyrinogen decarboxylase (URO-D) (PFAM: Uroporphyrinogen decarboxylase (URO-D)~TIGRFAM: uroporphyrinogen decarboxylase), with the protein product MTPIHKVIKENNTDINPIWIMRQAGRYLPEFREIRKLNPDFIKLCLNADLSSEITLQPLKRFNLDAAIIFSDILMLPYGLNQKVEFKKDFGPLLGELNLEEASKLDEVDFVERVYPVYKAINQVSKNSLTDKKSTIGFVGAPWTLLVYILNKQSPKLKLKDDFFNDDFLINRILFLIERFLKLHIKNQIDNGAEVIQIFDSWAGLLEEKDLPNYVYIPTLSLVDYVKSLNVPVICFPKGIKNYKNYCDIVKPDAVCIDYEVNPMEIVKNIKIPVQGGMDPKVLLTDKDNLKKEAKRYLDIFKDHPYIFNLGHGILPETKLEMMDYLVKFVKDY
- a CDS encoding hypothetical protein (PFAM: Domain of unknown function (DUF299)), with translation MSNTYQIFLISDSTGETLDRIFLSLKAQFQNIEYKVNSYSFTRTENQVLKILDIAKREKNSIILYTIVDNNLAKFLANKSDEKKIPCFGVLGSLILSFSKLFNQKASHEPSGQHALNEEYYERIEAIQYTMNHDDGNLLNDIEKSDIILLGVSRTSKTPTSIYLANKGFKTANIPLVNQKSIPDILKKDPQNFCVIGLTTEAERLVDIRKNRMNSLKETKSQDYTDLEKIKKEVQDAKELFKKYNWPSIDVTRKSVEETAASIIKIHEIYISKKNG
- a CDS encoding MAF protein (PFAM: Maf-like protein~TIGRFAM: MAF protein), whose product is MGRKIILASKSKVRKEILDKNGLNCEVQPSNVDEDIVKKSLEKQKASPEEVSKNLAELKANKVSQKFTDEFVIGADSVIDLNGKVISKPTNRDQAYEILKNLNGQTHYLISSVCISKGGNMIWNFTDKATLTMKSMTEKEMKEYLSKISDEALYAYNVYQIEGLGRSLFSKIEGNENTIMGLPVENIKDYLKNYNE
- a CDS encoding shikimate dehydrogenase (PFAM: Shikimate dehydrogenase substrate binding domain; Shikimate / quinate 5-dehydrogenase~TIGRFAM: shikimate 5-dehydrogenase) — encoded protein: MNKNYLIIGNPVEHSLSPKIHNFWFNENNINATYKKETLSESKLENLVKRIKEGNISGANVTVPFKQKIIPFLDKLSDLAKKTQSVNTLYKEDDLVIGDNTDVYGFLQSILNQNISLKNKDALIVGAGGVVPSVITALEDLSIRKIYIKNRTKEKLLKLEETFANINSLEWDHEIDCDIVINATSLGLKPDDQINLNFDSLKNKIIFYDTIYNPPVTNFLKKAKEKGHVIINGKLMLLLQAQKAFQIWTGINPKIDQKFLNYLND